DNA from Polaribacter sp. NJDZ03:
TAAAATAGCTTCTACATGCATTAATAAAACATCTGCATATCTTAAAACAATCCAATCATTACCTGCAGATGTAGGATCTGGAGATGTAACAGGGATTTCTAAATCTACATCTCCATTAGGTAAATATTTTACTACCTGGTATTGTGTAGGTTGCTCTACATCTTGTCTATAAGATAATGCTGTTCTATTACCTCCTAAAGCATCTAAAACGGTTCTTGCATCTTCTGTTACATAATTTACACCACTTCCTCTACCTACAGAGTTTAACCATTCTGCAGAAAAATTTTGACTATCGTCATTTACTCCCGGTAAAAAACCAATAGCAAATATTGTTTCTTTGTTTCCTTCGTTATAAAAGATGTCTTTAAAGTTAGATTCTAAACCAAACCCTCTAGATGGATTCATAATTGACTCTAATAATACTTGTGCTTCTCCATATCTACCTAATGTTAAAAACACTTTTGCCAACAACCCTTCGGCACCTGCTTTAGACGCTCTGTCTTTATAAGTATCATCTAAATTAGAAATGGCAGTTTGTAAATCACTTACAATTAAATCATAAGTAATACTACTAGCTACTCTTGTAAAAGAGGTTGTTTTGTCTAAGGGTGCAATTACTTTATCTATTAATGGAACGTCTCCAAATAAACGCACTAAATTAAAATATGCGTAAGCTCTTACAAATTTTGCTTCTGCTTCAAACTGTGCACTTTTACTTCCTGCAGTTTCTAAATTAGCTAAAACTAAATTAGCTCTATAAATTACATTGTAATAACTTCTGTAATAATCTGCAACAATACCGTTGGTAGAAGCGATCGTATAAAACTCAAACTGAGCTGCTTCTCCTTCTTGACTTTTAGTTCTTGTATTATCACTACGCATTTCTGTTACATAGAATTCTACCTGAATTGCATGGTTTAAACCAGAATCTGTATCTTTTGAAGCATTAAAACCTTGTATACCATCATACATGTTTACAACAGCACTTTCTACTTCTGCTTCTGTTGTAAAAAAAGTTTCTGAACTAATACCTGTTGTTAAGTCTGGTGTTAAGAAAGTATCTTCACAAGAAGAAACAAACACCGCTATTACTAGTAAAATTAAAATTTTAATTTGTTTCATAATATTTTCTATTTTTAAATTCATTTTTCTTAAAATTCTAAATTTAATCCTAAAGTTACTGTACTGTATACTGGAGAACCTGCTCTTTGATACCCATAAGTAGTAGCAGAAGTATTGTCTACCGATTCTGGATTAAAACCTGTATAATCACTAGCTGTTAAATACATTAAGTTTTGACCAGAAAGGTAAACTCTTAATTTAGACATTTTAAGTTTCTCTAAAACTTGGTTATTAAACGTATAACCAACATTTACATTTCTTAATGCTAAGTAAGATGCATCTTGAATAATATCACTTGTAAATATTTTTTCTTTGATAAACTCTTGATTCGGAGTACTAGAAATAAAATCTTGACCACTGTTAAAGTGATTAAAAATATATTGATCTCCCATGTTTCTAATTTCTGCTCCATGACTTGCTTGAAACATAAAACTTAAATCTACAGCACCAATTTTAAATTCATTTGTTAAACTCCAAACAAAATCTGGATACGGATTTCCTAATATTGTTTTATCATCATCATCAATTAAACCATCACCGTTTAAATCTTTTACATACACATCTTGCGATTCTGCATTAATTGGATGAAAAGGGTTACTAAGAAATTCTCTTGGAATGTCTCTTTCTACAACCCATCCATAGAAAGATGATATTGGGTTTCCTTCTAAATTAATCCACTCAGAAGCTCTTTTAGAGTCAATATTCTGAATTTGCCCATTAGAATCTGCAAAATTATTTAGATTATTTTTATTTTTAGATCCAATAAAAGTAGTAGACCACTTAAAGTTTTCTTTTGTTATATTTCTTGTTCTAAGTTCTATTTCTATACCACTGTTTTCTACCTCACCTAAATTTACTAAGGCATTTGTAAAACCTGTTGTAGAAGATATTGGGTTGTACAATAATAATTGATCTGATGTTCTAGAGTAATAATCTACAGAACCAGAAACAATATTGTTAAACAAACCAAACTCTAAACCTGGGTTAATTTCTACTTGTCTTTCCCATTTTAAATCTGGGTTTGCAATATTAAGTGGGTTTACAACTAAAGCAGAGTTTCCGCCAGAAACACCCGTTGTAGTATTATCTAAAATAGCTAAATAAGGATAGTTATCTACAACACGATTTCCTGTTCTAAAATCATTATTACCTGTAACACCATAACTCATTCTTAATTTTAATCTATTTACAACTTTACTGTTTTTTAAGAAATCTTCTTTATGAATATTCCAACCACCAGATAAAGCTACAAAGTTTCCATATTTATTGTTAGGTCCAAAAACAGAACTACCATCTCTTCTATAACTTGCAGAAGCTAAATATTTATCATCATAAGCATAATTTACTCTTGTAAAGAATGATAACAATGTGTTTTCATAATCATATTGATTTCTATCTGTAATACTCTCTGCAGCATTAATGTATTGTTTAGAATCATCTGCAAAAATAGACCCTTGTACACTTTCGAACTCTAATTTAGTTTGCTCTGCAGTAACACCTAGAACGGCACCAATTGTATGGTTTCCCAAATCTTTACTGTATGATAAAATATTATCTACAACAATATGATATGATTTTTGCATTGTACTATCTAACCTAGATGCACTTGCACCATTTCTACTAGATAATACTCCTTGATATCTAGATGTTCTTGTTCTTGAATAATCTCCAGAAACTGACGTTCTTAAACTTAAATCTTCATTAATTTTATAGTTAGCATATAAACTTCCAAAAAGCTTTAATTTAAAATCTCTTCTATCTCTTTCTAATATTTTAGCGGCTGGGTTTGTATTAGATGTATTACTAATATCTGTACCACTACCTGTACTTGGTGTTCCTGCATCTAAATCATAATCATCAAACATACGTTGTTGCGCATAATCTCCAATTTTAGCATCTTTATATTTTCCGCTATCTCTAAATCTATTTACAAACTTAATATTGTCTGCTGTTAAGTAAACAGGTAACCAAGAGGGTTGTCTTAAAATATCGTGTGTAGAACCATCAAACCTTCTTCTTTCATTAAAAGAAGGATTAAAACGTGCTCCAATAGATAATTTCTTATTTACCTTATATTCTAATTTACCATTAAAACTATATTTTTTATAGTCATCAGTTAAAAGAACTCCTTCATCATGTAAATAATTAATCGCTGCACTAAACTTTAGTTTTTCATTACCACCACGTACACTAAATGCATGATTTGTAATTGCACCTCCATCAAATATAACATCTTGCCAATCTGTTTGGTCTCCTAATAATTGTTTATACTTTGTTTTATCTGTTAAACCATAAGTATAATTTAATTCATCTAATGCACTTTGAGCAACAGTACCATTGTAAGCACTACTTTTTCTAGCAGTCTTATACCCTGTAAAAGTACCATAAGAGTATTTTGTTTTTCCAGATTTACCACTTTTAGTCGTAATCATAATTACACCATTACCACCTCTAGAACCGTAAATTGCTCCAGATGCTGCATCTTTTAACACTTCAAAAGACTCAACATCATTCATATCCATAGATCCTAAAAAATCAGAATCTACCACAATACCATCTACAACTACTAATGGACCAGAGTTACCTGTAATAGAACCTGTTCCTCTAATTCTAATTGTTGGTGCAGAACCAGCCTCTCCTTCTGTTGCCTGAATATTAACACCAGAAACTTGCCCAACCAAAGCATCATCTACTCTTGCTACTGCAATTTGATCTAATTTTTCATTTTTAACTTTAGAAATAGCTCCTGTTAAGTGACTTTTTCTTTGCGTACCATAACCAACAACTACAATTTCGTCTAACACACTAGCGTCTTCTGTTAATGAAGCATTGATTACTTTTTGATTTGTGAAAGTAATTTTTTTTGATGTAAACCCTAAGTAAGAAAATTCTAATACTTGACCAGGTTTTACTTTTACTTGGTAATTACCATCAAAATCGGTACTTGTTCCTGTTGCTGTCCCAACAATAATAATGTTGGCACCTAAAATAGGTTCACCATCTGTCTTGGAGGTAACATTTCCTTTTACTGTAACACTTTCTTGCGCATAATTGGTTACACTTAAAAGAAGCATTGCAATAAATACTAACTTAATTTTTAAGTTCATAGTTAATTGTTTTGAATTGTTTTGAATTAATCTGTTAACTGAAATATTTAATTTTAGAGATATCTAATAGAACTTCTTTAAGGCTAAATACTGCTATACTTAAAACTTAAAGGTTAATTGCTCTACAGAATCCCTAAAACAAATAGTTTCATTTTGTAAAGCCAAACTGGTTAACCAAATTGGTTTACCAAAGATATGTTTTTTTTTGAATAAAAAAAATAGTTTGGTAATTATTTCATAAAACACTCTATTACAATGCTAAAGGCACAACTTTTAAACATACTATTCCATGTAAAGCTTACGTAAAAATGTAAACAAGACTTTATTCAT
Protein-coding regions in this window:
- a CDS encoding TonB-dependent receptor gives rise to the protein MNLKIKLVFIAMLLLSVTNYAQESVTVKGNVTSKTDGEPILGANIIIVGTATGTSTDFDGNYQVKVKPGQVLEFSYLGFTSKKITFTNQKVINASLTEDASVLDEIVVVGYGTQRKSHLTGAISKVKNEKLDQIAVARVDDALVGQVSGVNIQATEGEAGSAPTIRIRGTGSITGNSGPLVVVDGIVVDSDFLGSMDMNDVESFEVLKDAASGAIYGSRGGNGVIMITTKSGKSGKTKYSYGTFTGYKTARKSSAYNGTVAQSALDELNYTYGLTDKTKYKQLLGDQTDWQDVIFDGGAITNHAFSVRGGNEKLKFSAAINYLHDEGVLLTDDYKKYSFNGKLEYKVNKKLSIGARFNPSFNERRRFDGSTHDILRQPSWLPVYLTADNIKFVNRFRDSGKYKDAKIGDYAQQRMFDDYDLDAGTPSTGSGTDISNTSNTNPAAKILERDRRDFKLKLFGSLYANYKINEDLSLRTSVSGDYSRTRTSRYQGVLSSRNGASASRLDSTMQKSYHIVVDNILSYSKDLGNHTIGAVLGVTAEQTKLEFESVQGSIFADDSKQYINAAESITDRNQYDYENTLLSFFTRVNYAYDDKYLASASYRRDGSSVFGPNNKYGNFVALSGGWNIHKEDFLKNSKVVNRLKLRMSYGVTGNNDFRTGNRVVDNYPYLAILDNTTTGVSGGNSALVVNPLNIANPDLKWERQVEINPGLEFGLFNNIVSGSVDYYSRTSDQLLLYNPISSTTGFTNALVNLGEVENSGIEIELRTRNITKENFKWSTTFIGSKNKNNLNNFADSNGQIQNIDSKRASEWINLEGNPISSFYGWVVERDIPREFLSNPFHPINAESQDVYVKDLNGDGLIDDDDKTILGNPYPDFVWSLTNEFKIGAVDLSFMFQASHGAEIRNMGDQYIFNHFNSGQDFISSTPNQEFIKEKIFTSDIIQDASYLALRNVNVGYTFNNQVLEKLKMSKLRVYLSGQNLMYLTASDYTGFNPESVDNTSATTYGYQRAGSPVYSTVTLGLNLEF
- a CDS encoding RagB/SusD family nutrient uptake outer membrane protein, with translation MKQIKILILLVIAVFVSSCEDTFLTPDLTTGISSETFFTTEAEVESAVVNMYDGIQGFNASKDTDSGLNHAIQVEFYVTEMRSDNTRTKSQEGEAAQFEFYTIASTNGIVADYYRSYYNVIYRANLVLANLETAGSKSAQFEAEAKFVRAYAYFNLVRLFGDVPLIDKVIAPLDKTTSFTRVASSITYDLIVSDLQTAISNLDDTYKDRASKAGAEGLLAKVFLTLGRYGEAQVLLESIMNPSRGFGLESNFKDIFYNEGNKETIFAIGFLPGVNDDSQNFSAEWLNSVGRGSGVNYVTEDARTVLDALGGNRTALSYRQDVEQPTQYQVVKYLPNGDVDLEIPVTSPDPTSAGNDWIVLRYADVLLMHVEAILANSASTTSTTAITSFNQIRSRAGFTGSDLIATDGTGSISKQELLDERRVELAFENHRFFDLVRMGAAQTVLSDFASATGGSFSSNDLLLPIPQIEIGLSPEVNGESLLKQNPGY